In Vigna angularis cultivar LongXiaoDou No.4 chromosome 8, ASM1680809v1, whole genome shotgun sequence, one DNA window encodes the following:
- the LOC108345850 gene encoding ABC transporter G family member 11, with protein MKNSEATTHTGMEIEATARPSGNGSTLPGLSPLSETLWREKANSEIIGDVSARLTWKDLTVMVTLSNGETQNVLEGLTGYAEPGTFTALMGPSGSGKSTLLDALSSRLAANAFLSGTILLNGRKAKLSFGTAAYVTQDDNLIGTLTVRETISYSARLRLPDNMPWADKRALVESTIVAMGLQDCADTVIGNWHLRGISGGEKRRVSIALEILMRPRLLFLDEPTSGLDSASAFFVTQTLRALARDGRTVIASIHQPSSEVFELFDQLYLLSSGKTVYFGQASEAYEFFAQAGFPCPALRNPSDHFLRCINSDFDKVKATLKGSMKLRFEGSDDPLDKITTAEAIRTLIDFYRTSQHSYAATQKVDEISKVKGTVLEAGGSEASFLMQSYTLTKRSFINMSRDFGYYWLRLVIYIVVTICIGTIYLNVGTGYNSILARGSCASFVFGFVTFMSIGGFPSFVEDMKVFQRERLNGHYGVTAFVISNTLSAMPFLILITFLSGTICYFMVRLHPGFWHYLFFVLCLYASVTVVESLMMAIASIVPNFLMGIIIGAGIQGIFMLVSGYFRLPHDIPKPVWRYPMSYISFHFWALQGQYQNDLRGLIFDNQTPELPKIPGEYILEKVFQIDVNRSKWINLSVIFSMIVIYRIIFFIMIKINEDVTPWVRGYMARRRMQQKSGAQNTTIAPDVLTQSPSLRTYVSPPTK; from the exons ATGAAAAACTCTGAGGCAACAACACATACTGGTATGGAGATAGAAGCAACAGCTAGGCCTTCTGGAAATGGTTCCACCCTACCAGGGTTGAGTCCTCTCAGTGAGACCCTTTGGAGAGAGAAGGCTAACTCAGAGATCATTGGAGATGTTTCAGCAAGACTCACATGGAAGGATCTGACCGTGATGGTCACTCTCAGCAACGGTGAGACACAAAATGTTTTGGAGGGTCTAACTGGTTATGCTGAACCAGGAACCTTCACTGCTCTCATGGGGCCCTCAGGTTCTGGAAAATCTACTCTTCTTGATGCACTTTCCAGTCGCCTAGCTGCAAATGCCTTTCTTTCAGGCACCATCCTTCTCAATGGACGCAAAGCCAAACTCTCTTTTGGCACTGCA GCTTAtgtgacacaagatgataactTGATCGGTACCCTAACAGTGAGGGAGACGATATCATATTCAGCTCGTTTGCGTTTGCCTGATAACATGCCATGGGCAGATAAGAGAGCATTGGTGGAGAGCACCATTGTGGCAATGGGACTGCAAGATTGTGCAGACACAGTGATTGGAAATTGGCATTTGCGGGGTATCAGTGGTGGGGAGAAGAGAAGGGTTAGCATTGCCTTGGAAATCTTGATGAGACCAAGGTTGCTTTTTCTTGATGAGCCAACCAGTGGACTTGACAG TGCTTCAGCATTCTTTGTGACTCAGACACTACGTGCCTTGGCAAGGGATGGGAGAACCGTGATAGCCTCTATTCATCAACCTAGCAGTGAAGTGTTTGAGTTATTTGACCAATTGTACTTGCTTTCTAGTGGCAAAACTGTTTATTTTGGACAGGCTTCAGAGGCATATGAG TTCTTTGCACAAGCTGGTTTCCCTTGTCCTGCTTTGAGGAACCCTTCTGATCATTTCCTCAGGTGCATCAATTCTGACTTTGACAAAGTCAAGGCCACTCTCAAAGGGTCCATGAAACTGAGG TTTGAGGGAAGCGATGATCCTTTGGACAAGATCACTACTGCCGAAGCAATCAGAACTCTTATTGACTTCTACCGCACTTCTCAGCACTCTTATGCCGCAACACAAAAAGTGGATGAGATATCCAAAGTT AAGGGAACAGTGCTTGAAGCTGGAGGAAGTGAGGCTAGTTTCTTGATGCAGTCTTACACTTTAACCAAACGTTCCTTCATCAACATGTCAAGGGACTTTGGCTACTACTGGCTTAGGCTTGTTATCTACATTGTGGTCACTATCTGTATTGGAACCATTTATTTGAATGTGGGGACAGGATACAACTCTATTCTG GCCAGAGGTTCTTGTGCATCTTTTGTCTTTGGTTTTGTGACCTTCATGTCAATTGGTGGATTCCCTTCATTTGTTGAAGACATGAAG GTTTTCCAAAGGGAGAGGCTTAATGGTCACTATGGTGTCACTGCATTTGTCATCAGCAACACATTATCTGCAATGCCCTTCCTGATTTTGATCACTTTTCTCTCTGGAACAATCTGTTACTTCATGGTTCGCCTACACCCTGGCTTTTGGCATTACCTCTTCTTTGTGCTGTGCCTTTATGCCAGTGTCACAGTGGTTGAAAGCTTAATGATGGCAATTGCCAGCATTGTCCCCAACTTCCTCATGGGCATCATTATTGGAGCAGGAATTCAG gGCATATTCATGTTGGTCTCAGGCTACTTTAGGCTTCCACATGATATCCCAAAGCCAGTCTGGCGTTACCCTATGTCATACATCAGTTTCCATTTCTGGGCACTGCAG GGTCAGTACCAGAATGATTTGAGGGGCTTGATATTTGACAACCAGACACCAGAGCTTCCAAAGATACCAGGAGAATACATCTTGGAAAAAGTGTTCCAAATAGATGTGAACAGATCGAAGTGGATTAACCTGAGTGTGATCTTCAGCATGATTGTGATCTACCGCATTATATTCTTtatcatgataaaaataaacgAAGATGTGACACCATGGGTGAGAGGGTACATGGCTAGAAGGAGAATGCAGCAGAAGAGTGGAGCACAGAACACAACTATTGCACCTGATGTTCTCACTCAGTCACCATCTCTCAGAACCTATGTTTCCCCTCCAACAAAATGA